A part of Candidatus Electrothrix aestuarii genomic DNA contains:
- the hgcB gene encoding mercury methylation ferredoxin HgcB — translation MNGFRYIENTTSLNLAEEKCIGCGRCQVVCPHRLFKLVEKKAVLHDANTCIECGACAKNCPVGALSVTPGVGCASLVIASWINKLLGREVITGCC, via the coding sequence ATGAACGGCTTTCGCTACATAGAAAATACAACAAGCCTCAACCTCGCAGAGGAAAAATGCATAGGATGCGGTCGCTGCCAGGTCGTATGCCCCCATCGTCTCTTTAAGCTTGTTGAAAAAAAAGCTGTTCTTCATGATGCCAATACCTGCATAGAGTGCGGGGCCTGTGCAAAGAATTGCCCTGTTGGAGCATTAAGCGTTACTCCGGGCGTAGGCTGTGCTTCTCTTGTTATAGCCTCCTGGATCAATAAACTACTTGGCCGTGAAGTGATAACTGGATGCTGTTAA
- a CDS encoding CHASE2 domain-containing protein — MSITAEPDNNSRSSPIQAKTKRRARWLAPFTISLLPTSIIILLSIVPFPFLNAIDLKIYDFFLLLTRSPASDDAPLIVDIDEKSLNKYGQWPWPRFLVAELLKKIQQDEPLAVGLDIMFPEPDRTSLTQVYKNLETHFEMKIPDPQKVPERLRDNDALLAEVLRKGNFVTSLYFPALHGQIPNTNCTVHPLPIIIHQDSKRDRDLPDTLGQADALLCNLPSFDNAVAVNGFLNVEPDNDGILRRVPLLMKYQNNIYPHLSLATLIAATSPKTVLLKTSQYGTSGLIIDGQFIPLDKQSNLAVNFRKAPDTSRRPFEYISAADLLDGNTPANKFTNKIVFIGTSAVGLNDIHDIPGEHTVPGVEVHANIVDNILNNTFLRPPQWSTGMELAIIFFTGLAAAFLFFRCGIKGALLTFIFCGTGLFYGSKFLFSSYGIFLSPLYPALLILLNFSFIYPIKLYSSERSTRKKKEEIARMQEAILEIITALTEARDQETGGHIRRTQGYIRLMAEELRKNKKYSNILNNEEIDVLCKVAPLHDVGKIAVPDNILLKPGHLNAKEFEEIKKHTYYGKEIIEAALERVGSNYFLEKALEIVYTHQEKWDGSGYPQGLSGENIPLSGRLMAIADVYDALTSKRPYKVPVEHKKAVDIMVADSGTHFDPDLIEAFLNIHDRFYDISTVTRTEENKGSKNKRTS; from the coding sequence ATGAGTATCACAGCAGAACCTGATAACAATTCCAGGTCTTCCCCTATTCAAGCCAAGACAAAGAGAAGAGCCCGATGGTTAGCACCCTTTACCATCTCTCTTTTGCCGACTTCAATCATCATCCTTCTCAGTATTGTCCCCTTTCCCTTCCTCAACGCCATTGATCTGAAAATCTACGATTTCTTCCTCTTATTAACACGCTCTCCAGCAAGCGACGACGCCCCACTGATAGTTGATATAGATGAAAAATCGCTTAATAAATACGGGCAATGGCCTTGGCCGCGCTTCCTTGTTGCCGAGCTCCTGAAAAAAATACAGCAGGATGAGCCTCTGGCTGTTGGATTAGATATCATGTTTCCCGAGCCAGACAGGACATCTCTGACACAAGTTTACAAAAACCTCGAAACCCATTTCGAGATGAAAATCCCCGACCCCCAAAAGGTACCTGAGCGTCTTCGGGACAATGATGCCCTACTCGCCGAAGTCCTCAGGAAGGGAAATTTTGTCACCAGCCTCTACTTTCCTGCTCTTCACGGCCAGATACCCAATACTAACTGCACCGTTCACCCTTTACCCATCATCATCCATCAAGACAGCAAGCGGGACAGAGACTTACCAGATACCCTTGGTCAGGCAGACGCTCTTCTCTGCAACTTACCAAGTTTTGACAATGCAGTTGCCGTGAACGGTTTCCTTAATGTGGAGCCTGACAATGATGGCATCTTACGCAGAGTCCCTCTTTTAATGAAGTATCAGAATAACATATACCCTCACCTCTCTCTTGCCACCCTTATAGCAGCCACCTCCCCCAAGACAGTACTCCTCAAAACATCACAATACGGCACATCGGGTCTCATTATCGACGGGCAATTTATCCCATTGGACAAACAAAGCAATCTTGCCGTGAATTTTAGAAAGGCGCCTGACACCTCCCGCAGACCCTTTGAATACATCTCAGCAGCAGACCTCCTTGACGGAAACACCCCTGCAAACAAGTTCACCAACAAGATAGTCTTCATTGGGACATCAGCAGTCGGACTGAATGACATCCACGATATACCGGGCGAACATACTGTTCCTGGCGTTGAAGTTCATGCCAATATCGTGGATAACATCCTCAATAACACCTTTCTTCGTCCTCCTCAATGGAGCACAGGAATGGAATTAGCCATCATCTTCTTCACAGGCCTGGCCGCCGCTTTTCTATTTTTTCGGTGCGGGATAAAAGGCGCGCTCCTGACATTCATTTTCTGTGGAACAGGTCTTTTCTATGGAAGCAAATTTCTTTTTTCATCCTACGGCATATTTCTTTCTCCGCTATACCCAGCCCTTCTCATCCTCCTTAACTTTTCTTTCATCTACCCTATAAAGCTTTATAGCTCCGAACGCAGTACCCGCAAAAAGAAAGAAGAGATAGCGCGTATGCAGGAAGCTATTCTCGAAATTATAACTGCCTTAACCGAGGCCCGAGATCAAGAAACAGGAGGACATATCAGAAGGACGCAGGGGTATATACGCCTTATGGCAGAGGAACTGCGAAAAAACAAAAAGTATAGCAACATTCTTAACAATGAAGAGATCGACGTTCTTTGCAAAGTTGCCCCGCTCCATGATGTTGGCAAGATAGCCGTCCCGGATAACATCCTCCTCAAACCGGGTCACCTCAATGCTAAAGAATTTGAGGAAATAAAAAAGCACACCTATTATGGTAAAGAGATTATAGAAGCTGCATTAGAGCGGGTAGGCAGTAACTACTTTTTGGAAAAAGCCTTAGAAATCGTTTATACTCATCAGGAAAAATGGGATGGAAGCGGATACCCTCAGGGACTCTCCGGCGAGAATATCCCCCTTTCAGGACGACTTATGGCTATTGCCGATGTATATGATGCGTTAACTTCAAAACGCCCCTACAAGGTTCCGGTCGAACATAAAAAAGCCGTGGACATCATGGTCGCTGATAGTGGAACGCATTTCGATCCTGACCTCATAGAAGCTTTTTTAAACATACATGATCGTTTTTATGATATATCGACAGTCACGAGGACTGAAGAAAACAAGGGTTCAAAAAACAAACGAACAAGCTGA
- the hgcA gene encoding mercury methylation corrinoid protein HgcA: MQLQQLPKLQSTISRPSVPNDAPCUGPKPEPRSGVHERAGYRVEPFVVDFIPSPLGPVPQVATTPARKDWLGTIRVRIGYKRGQYRITPGLYAVGHPGPDAPFLVTANYKLSFDAVRFSLKHMNAWLLVLDTRGVNVWCAAGQGTFSSEELIFSVEQTRIKEITPRPTLILPQLAAPGVSLQKVEKECGLQALFGPIQAKDLTAFLQQKNTATEAMRSITFTMKERAVLTPVEFYLLLRPFAILALIAFLISGIGLTGFDFHEAGSRGLSMIVASVLGSISGSLLTPILLPWLPGRQFWIKGIWPALALGLLFSLSMAEQLALGERMALLFWTLAMSSYQSMMFTGSTPFTSLSGVEYEMHRGIPVQLLFTVLSLILWMSAPFLP, from the coding sequence ATGCAGCTGCAACAGCTCCCAAAGCTCCAAAGTACAATTAGCAGACCTTCCGTGCCCAACGATGCCCCCTGCTGAGGCCCAAAGCCTGAGCCTCGGTCTGGGGTTCATGAACGAGCAGGCTATAGAGTTGAACCCTTTGTTGTAGATTTTATCCCTAGCCCTCTTGGCCCAGTTCCACAGGTTGCAACCACTCCAGCAAGAAAAGACTGGCTGGGAACGATCAGGGTCAGAATAGGCTACAAACGAGGTCAATATCGCATCACTCCCGGATTGTATGCTGTCGGACACCCTGGACCTGATGCACCCTTTCTTGTCACGGCGAATTATAAGCTTTCTTTTGATGCGGTTCGCTTTAGCCTGAAGCATATGAATGCCTGGCTCCTGGTGCTTGATACCCGTGGGGTAAACGTCTGGTGCGCTGCGGGCCAAGGAACCTTTTCTAGCGAAGAGCTTATCTTCTCTGTTGAGCAGACCCGGATCAAAGAAATCACTCCCCGCCCTACCCTGATCTTGCCCCAGCTTGCTGCCCCTGGTGTCTCTCTCCAGAAGGTCGAAAAAGAATGTGGATTGCAGGCCTTGTTCGGCCCTATCCAGGCCAAGGACCTTACCGCTTTTCTCCAGCAGAAAAACACAGCCACAGAGGCTATGCGCAGCATCACCTTCACCATGAAAGAACGGGCAGTGCTTACCCCTGTAGAGTTTTATCTTCTACTCCGTCCCTTTGCCATCCTTGCTCTTATCGCCTTTCTCATCTCGGGAATAGGCCTTACAGGCTTCGATTTTCATGAGGCGGGCTCAAGAGGACTCTCTATGATAGTTGCAAGCGTTCTAGGAAGCATAAGCGGCTCATTGCTTACACCAATTCTTTTACCCTGGTTACCGGGTCGCCAGTTCTGGATAAAAGGAATCTGGCCAGCTCTGGCTCTTGGGCTACTCTTTTCTCTGAGCATGGCAGAACAACTTGCTTTAGGAGAGCGCATGGCCCTCTTGTTCTGGACCCTGGCTATGAGTTCATACCAATCGATGATGTTTACAGGCAGCACCCCCTTCACCTCCCTGTCCGGGGTGGAATATGAAATGCATCGAGGCATCCCCGTTCAGCTGCTTTTCACAGTGCTGAGCCTCATCCTCTGGATGAGCGCCCCCTTTCTGCCCTAA
- a CDS encoding sulfite exporter TauE/SafE family protein: MYFPTADIEVQPWLPPLVAFCISFFTSMGGVSGAFLLLPFQVSYLGFSTPSVSATNHLFNITAIPGGVYRYIRDGRMAWPLTWAVIIGTLPGVLVGTIIRTRFLLDPTFFKRFIGIVLLYIGGKLLATVRNKSVKVKKTTSPHADNSITQSWFNATTLGFTFREKTYKASTHKVILLSLAVGLIGGIYGIGGGALMAPFFISFFGLPIYTVAGAALMGTFITSLAGVLFFQLLSLFFPETAVAPDWALGILFGLGGCAGMYCGAKVQPYIPSRLIQALLASSILFIALRYLSII; the protein is encoded by the coding sequence GTGTATTTTCCAACAGCCGACATTGAGGTACAGCCTTGGCTGCCACCACTCGTTGCCTTTTGCATCTCCTTCTTCACTTCTATGGGTGGAGTTTCCGGTGCCTTTCTCCTGCTCCCCTTTCAAGTCAGTTATTTAGGATTCAGCACACCATCTGTCAGTGCAACGAACCATCTTTTCAACATAACTGCCATACCAGGCGGTGTGTACCGGTACATTCGGGATGGACGAATGGCTTGGCCGCTCACTTGGGCGGTCATTATCGGTACCCTGCCGGGCGTGCTGGTAGGGACAATTATTCGGACCCGCTTTCTTCTTGATCCCACCTTCTTCAAGCGCTTTATAGGCATAGTCCTTCTATACATAGGAGGAAAACTCCTCGCTACAGTTCGCAACAAATCAGTAAAGGTAAAAAAAACAACTTCTCCTCATGCCGACAATTCCATCACGCAATCATGGTTCAACGCAACCACTCTTGGCTTTACCTTTAGGGAAAAGACCTACAAGGCCTCCACACATAAGGTTATACTGCTAAGTCTCGCTGTTGGACTCATAGGTGGCATTTATGGTATTGGGGGTGGAGCACTCATGGCCCCTTTCTTTATATCCTTCTTCGGGCTCCCTATTTATACGGTGGCAGGTGCAGCACTGATGGGTACCTTTATTACCTCACTTGCCGGAGTTCTGTTCTTTCAACTTCTTTCCCTCTTTTTTCCAGAAACAGCCGTGGCACCGGACTGGGCTTTAGGTATACTTTTTGGCCTCGGTGGTTGCGCTGGCATGTACTGTGGTGCCAAAGTTCAACCCTATATCCCTTCTCGCTTAATCCAGGCTCTTCTCGCCAGCTCAATCCTCTTTATCGCCTTACGCTATCTTTCTATTATCTAA
- a CDS encoding two-CW domain-containing protein, translating into MSDNRMNCWEFKQCGREPGGSNIEKYGSCSVPVSVEHNGINNGKNGGRSCWILREAACEKIMRACRVDEIKECRQCRFHIHVKKSERFPRKIIRNKAYRYSRSILMSLYKVTGLSYER; encoded by the coding sequence ATGAGTGACAACAGGATGAATTGCTGGGAATTTAAACAATGCGGGAGAGAGCCGGGAGGCAGCAACATTGAAAAATACGGGAGCTGTTCCGTTCCTGTATCGGTAGAGCATAACGGTATAAATAACGGAAAAAATGGGGGTCGCTCCTGCTGGATTCTCCGTGAAGCGGCATGCGAAAAAATAATGCGGGCCTGTCGCGTGGATGAAATCAAGGAATGCCGCCAATGCCGTTTTCATATTCATGTAAAGAAATCAGAGCGTTTCCCCCGTAAAATCATTCGGAACAAGGCGTACAGGTACAGCAGAAGCATACTGATGTCTTTATACAAAGTAACCGGATTGTCTTATGAGAGATAA
- a CDS encoding carbohydrate kinase, whose product MSEATGIWIFGEVLFDTFPDGTAVLGGAPFNVAWNLTAFQANPKLITAVGEDEPGQTIRTRMNSWQMNSDHLAVLPDYPTGRVSVRLIAGEPSYTIEEHQAYDNIPLSSLPEQTTGYLYFGSLALRNAHNREILAELKKRHRGKIFIDINLRAPFWDKKNILSLIQDANWLKLNESELAFIGKGDDMASRARQLVTDCSLDGIVVTCGGKGAFAIDSDGKELQVSPKQAKEVQDTVGAGDAFASVLLLGLLRSWSLQDTLQRAQGFASDVVGIQGAVSTDRTFYEQHLQNW is encoded by the coding sequence ATGAGTGAAGCAACAGGTATCTGGATTTTCGGAGAAGTCCTGTTTGATACCTTTCCTGACGGCACCGCAGTTCTTGGGGGTGCTCCCTTTAACGTGGCATGGAACCTGACAGCTTTTCAGGCCAACCCCAAACTCATAACTGCCGTTGGCGAGGATGAACCTGGGCAGACAATTCGGACCAGGATGAACAGCTGGCAGATGAACAGTGACCACTTGGCTGTTCTACCAGATTATCCAACTGGTAGGGTATCAGTCCGCTTAATCGCTGGCGAGCCATCCTATACCATAGAAGAACATCAGGCCTACGATAATATCCCTCTCAGCTCGCTGCCTGAGCAGACAACAGGGTATCTCTACTTTGGTTCCTTAGCCCTGCGTAATGCACACAACCGTGAAATACTCGCAGAGCTTAAAAAACGGCATCGGGGGAAAATCTTTATCGACATAAACCTAAGAGCTCCTTTCTGGGATAAGAAAAACATCCTCTCGTTAATACAGGACGCGAATTGGTTGAAGCTCAATGAGTCCGAGCTTGCTTTCATTGGTAAGGGTGATGATATGGCATCACGTGCCCGCCAACTTGTGACCGATTGCAGCCTTGATGGCATTGTGGTGACCTGTGGCGGTAAAGGTGCCTTTGCCATTGATTCAGATGGTAAAGAACTCCAGGTCAGTCCTAAGCAAGCCAAGGAGGTGCAGGATACCGTTGGTGCAGGCGATGCCTTTGCCTCAGTCCTCTTGCTTGGCCTCCTCCGCTCCTGGTCCTTACAAGACACCCTGCAACGCGCACAAGGCTTTGCCTCAGACGTTGTCGGTATTCAAGGCGCAGTGAGCACGGACAGAACATTTTACGAACAACATCTTCAAAACTGGTAA
- a CDS encoding alpha-amylase family protein translates to MYEQVSHSLLNRILNDMKPDFHKRDLRHFYTRLGANFYAIHTLFDKLYGKLPDFEEYMLYLVEVLARNYLDRPNELQEIDITREEDHNWFLHQQWVGMALYLDGFAGNLQGLKEKIPYFQELGINLVHIMPILKSPAGKSDGGYAVSDFREINKQAGTLEDIRELSEAFREHGILMTLDVVLNHTSNQHEWAEKTRQGDLQYQDYFFIFEDRNLPDMFEQTMPEVFPDTDPGNFTWDERMQKWVMTVFHDYQWDLNYSNPKVFLEMLDIILFWANQGADIVRLDAVAFLWKELGTTCQNRPEAHLLLQLFKDCCQVTAPGLLFIAEAIVAPLEVIKYFGEDAVVAKECEIAYNATFMALLWEATATHNCKLLSHAIKSLPDKLERATWLNYVRCHDDIGFGFDDEDIRNAGYNPSEHRRFLMQYLTGEFEGSYSAGQLFAFNQKNGDARVSGTLASLSGLEYAMQQQDVQEIDFAIRRILLLHSLIFSFGGIPLLYYGDEVGTFNDFTFKENDNKVDDNRWMHRPKLDWELLARRDEPGTPEYSIFQGLRKMIAVRKEIDAFADFNNRQLVDLDNDHLFAFLRSGHPRYHQHPVKPIFVLANFDRHPQAADLNALSAYGFGDAGSLLDLYTGRPPHCFRNELILSPYQFCWLRNGAA, encoded by the coding sequence ATGTACGAACAGGTCTCACACTCTCTGCTCAACCGGATCCTCAACGACATGAAACCCGATTTTCATAAACGGGATCTGCGCCATTTTTATACCCGGCTGGGAGCAAATTTCTATGCTATTCATACGCTGTTTGACAAACTCTACGGCAAACTCCCGGATTTCGAAGAATACATGCTGTATCTGGTCGAAGTACTGGCTAGGAATTATCTGGACCGACCAAATGAGCTTCAGGAAATCGATATTACGCGGGAAGAAGACCATAACTGGTTTCTCCATCAGCAATGGGTGGGGATGGCCCTTTACCTGGATGGTTTTGCAGGCAACCTCCAAGGGCTAAAGGAAAAAATTCCTTACTTTCAGGAGCTGGGAATCAACCTGGTGCATATCATGCCCATCCTGAAAAGCCCTGCCGGAAAAAGTGACGGAGGCTATGCAGTCAGCGACTTCCGGGAAATTAACAAACAAGCAGGTACCCTGGAAGATATTCGTGAATTATCTGAGGCCTTTCGCGAGCACGGTATCCTCATGACGCTGGATGTGGTGCTCAATCATACCTCAAATCAGCATGAATGGGCGGAAAAAACCCGGCAGGGCGATCTGCAATATCAGGATTACTTCTTTATTTTTGAAGATCGTAATCTTCCAGATATGTTTGAACAAACCATGCCAGAGGTCTTTCCTGATACCGACCCAGGAAACTTCACCTGGGACGAACGCATGCAAAAATGGGTAATGACCGTCTTTCATGACTATCAATGGGACCTCAATTACTCAAATCCCAAAGTCTTTCTTGAGATGCTGGATATCATCCTCTTTTGGGCGAACCAAGGAGCAGATATCGTCCGCCTGGATGCCGTGGCCTTTCTCTGGAAAGAACTGGGAACGACCTGCCAAAACAGACCTGAAGCCCATCTCCTCCTGCAGCTCTTTAAGGATTGCTGTCAGGTCACAGCTCCAGGTCTACTCTTTATTGCCGAGGCCATTGTAGCCCCTTTGGAGGTCATCAAATATTTCGGTGAAGACGCGGTGGTGGCGAAGGAATGCGAGATAGCCTATAACGCCACTTTTATGGCCCTGCTTTGGGAGGCCACAGCTACCCATAATTGCAAACTACTTTCCCATGCCATTAAAAGTCTTCCTGATAAACTGGAGCGGGCCACCTGGCTTAATTACGTTCGCTGCCATGACGATATTGGCTTTGGATTTGACGATGAAGATATCAGAAATGCTGGTTATAACCCTTCTGAGCACCGTCGTTTTCTCATGCAATATTTAACCGGTGAATTTGAAGGCTCCTACTCTGCGGGTCAACTCTTTGCCTTTAATCAAAAAAACGGGGATGCCCGTGTTTCAGGGACCTTGGCCTCTCTGTCTGGTCTTGAGTATGCGATGCAACAACAGGATGTGCAAGAGATTGATTTTGCCATCCGACGTATTCTCCTCCTCCATAGCCTGATTTTTTCCTTTGGCGGCATTCCCCTGCTCTACTACGGTGATGAGGTAGGCACCTTTAACGACTTCACCTTTAAAGAAAACGACAACAAGGTCGACGATAATCGCTGGATGCACCGCCCGAAGCTCGACTGGGAATTGCTTGCGCGCCGAGATGAACCGGGAACACCGGAATACAGCATTTTTCAAGGACTGCGGAAAATGATTGCTGTTCGGAAAGAAATTGATGCCTTTGCGGACTTCAATAACCGGCAACTGGTTGACCTGGATAATGATCACCTTTTTGCCTTTCTCCGTTCCGGTCATCCGCGCTACCATCAACACCCAGTAAAACCCATCTTTGTGCTCGCTAATTTTGATCGGCATCCCCAGGCTGCGGACCTGAATGCGCTCAGTGCCTACGGTTTTGGCGATGCCGGTTCACTGCTTGATCTCTACACAGGCCGCCCTCCCCATTGCTTTCGTAATGAACTGATCCTCTCGCCCTATCAATTCTGTTGGCTCAGGAACGGGGCAGCATAA
- a CDS encoding N-acetylmuramoyl-L-alanine amidase, which yields MFTNITIRQLPTDQFEDRPEAIIIDTLIIHSMHNPEAKNRFSPSSCKECLDKHGVSSHYLIDLRGTIWQLVPEEKKAWHAGISKMPEDGREGVNDFSIGIELIGSEDTDFTDAQYQALTLLTKDILTRHPIIYVYGHRDIAPDRKTDPWDLDWKRYQKDMQHEIKTKLRFPSKDDFSL from the coding sequence ATGTTCACAAATATCACCATTCGTCAACTGCCGACCGACCAGTTCGAGGATCGGCCGGAAGCCATCATTATTGACACTCTGATCATCCATTCTATGCATAATCCAGAGGCAAAAAATCGTTTTTCTCCTTCGTCCTGCAAGGAATGTCTGGACAAACATGGCGTTTCGTCGCATTATCTGATTGATTTACGTGGCACGATCTGGCAATTAGTCCCGGAGGAAAAAAAAGCGTGGCATGCTGGTATCAGTAAAATGCCTGAAGACGGACGAGAGGGAGTGAATGACTTCAGCATCGGTATAGAACTAATCGGCAGCGAAGATACTGACTTCACAGATGCCCAATATCAGGCCTTAACCCTGCTGACCAAAGATATCCTTACACGGCACCCTATTATATATGTATATGGTCATCGTGATATCGCGCCAGATCGCAAAACTGACCCCTGGGACCTAGACTGGAAGAGATATCAAAAAGATATGCAACACGAAATCAAGACAAAACTACGATTTCCCTCAAAGGACGATTTTTCCTTATAA
- a CDS encoding two-CW domain-containing protein, which produces MRDNSRTSDMMNKANCWEFQKCGRELNGKNVPAHGLCPVAFASRLHGVHGGQNGGRCCWLVRSFCDKDGNTEFGCSEDCMECNVCSFYKTVASSTELIVTI; this is translated from the coding sequence ATGAGAGATAACTCTCGGACATCGGACATGATGAACAAGGCAAACTGTTGGGAATTTCAAAAATGCGGCAGGGAATTAAACGGGAAGAATGTACCGGCACACGGTCTCTGTCCGGTTGCGTTTGCTTCCCGCCTTCACGGAGTACATGGCGGTCAAAACGGTGGAAGATGCTGTTGGCTTGTCCGATCATTTTGCGATAAAGACGGGAACACCGAGTTCGGTTGCAGCGAAGATTGCATGGAATGCAATGTATGCAGCTTCTATAAAACAGTGGCAAGTTCGACCGAGCTGATTGTCACGATATAG
- a CDS encoding FecR family protein, translated as MLRKRIILSLLAVLLLAPPLTFAQDFVGGLRKVSGSATILRDGQQIIAKDGIRVKMGDKLTTGSNGSMGVIFTDNTRISLGSNSEIDINEYVFQPEKGSFSFLTELVQGTASYISGTIGKLSPKSVKFKTPTAVVGVRGTSFLVKAAPKK; from the coding sequence ATGTTGAGAAAGAGAATTATCCTATCGCTTCTTGCCGTTTTGTTACTTGCACCACCACTCACCTTTGCTCAGGACTTTGTTGGGGGGCTTAGAAAAGTAAGCGGATCTGCAACCATTCTCCGAGATGGCCAGCAAATCATTGCAAAAGACGGCATACGGGTCAAGATGGGTGACAAACTCACCACCGGCTCAAATGGATCTATGGGCGTTATCTTCACGGATAACACCAGAATCTCGCTTGGATCCAATAGCGAAATCGACATTAACGAGTACGTTTTCCAACCTGAGAAGGGTAGCTTCTCCTTTCTGACAGAACTGGTTCAAGGGACAGCATCGTACATTTCCGGCACCATTGGAAAACTTTCTCCTAAGTCTGTCAAATTTAAAACCCCCACTGCAGTTGTTGGTGTCAGAGGGACAAGCTTTCTGGTTAAAGCCGCTCCAAAAAAATAG
- a CDS encoding OmpA family protein — translation MSVALVTGCAQKNIKQPPSSGAQDLFVLLPDQDGKVGQITISNEAGSTTLSKANESALVTSHHIPARTKILSKQSIQKDFHDTLQAVPGTADQFILFFSSGTTQLTKESQEQLPQILKRIKEKFPCEIAIIGHADTEASGEYNLTLSLERAIHVKDQLLAIGAPRKLLEVSSHGENDPMIPTADNVAEPKNRRVEIFIR, via the coding sequence ATGAGCGTAGCCCTAGTTACTGGCTGCGCTCAAAAAAATATTAAACAACCGCCCTCTTCAGGCGCCCAGGACCTGTTCGTTCTCCTTCCTGATCAGGACGGCAAAGTAGGACAAATCACCATTTCTAACGAAGCAGGCTCAACCACGCTATCCAAAGCAAACGAATCAGCCCTGGTCACAAGCCATCATATACCAGCACGAACCAAAATCCTCTCTAAGCAATCAATCCAAAAAGATTTTCATGATACTCTACAGGCCGTCCCTGGCACTGCCGACCAATTCATCCTCTTCTTTTCTTCAGGAACAACACAACTAACTAAAGAATCCCAGGAACAGCTACCACAAATCCTCAAAAGGATAAAAGAAAAATTTCCTTGCGAAATTGCCATCATCGGCCACGCAGATACCGAAGCAAGCGGAGAATACAACCTCACACTCTCTCTCGAAAGAGCCATCCACGTCAAAGACCAGCTGCTCGCTATAGGTGCGCCCCGAAAACTTCTTGAAGTCTCTTCGCATGGCGAAAACGATCCTATGATCCCAACAGCAGACAATGTTGCTGAGCCAAAGAACAGGAGAGTAGAAATCTTTATCCGCTAA